From the Marivivens sp. LCG002 genome, the window TGGTGTCGGTGACGGTGATCACGCCGCTTTCAGTCTTGATCACGCCCGCATCACCGACCTGACCGCCCGATTCCGCATAGAACGGGGTCTGGTTGACAACGATCTGGACCGCCTCGCCTTTGGTGGCCTCCGTCGCAATTTCGGAGCCTTTGACGACCGCGACGATCTGGCCCTCTGCGGTTTCAGTGTCATAGCCGAGAAATTCGGTCACGCCCGATTTGTCGGCAAGATCGAACCAGACAGAAGCATCTGCCGCTTCGCCAGAGCCCGACCATGCGGCGCGGGCCTTGGCCTTTTGCTCGGCGATTGCGGCGTCAAAGCCGTCGAGTTCGACGGCGCGGCCCTTTTCACGGAGCGCGTCCTGCGTGAGATCGAGGGGGAAGCCGTATGTGTCGTAGAGCTTGAACGCGGTTGCACCGGGGAGATCGGCCCCATCGTCCAGGCCAGAAAGCTCGTCATCGAGTAGCTTGAGACCACGATCGAGAGTGGTTTTGAAGCGGGTTTCTTCAGCTTTGAGCGTTTCGGTGATCAGGGCCTGAGCCTGACCAAGTTCGGGATAGGCCGCGCCCATCTGCTTGACCAGTTCGGGCACGAGACGGAACATCAGCGGGTCCTTTGCGCCCAGAAGATGCGCATGTCGCATGGCGCGGCGCATGATGCGGCGCAGAACATAGCCGCGACCTTCGTTCGAGGGCATGACGCCATCTGCAATCAGGAACGACGTCGAGCGCAGGTGATCCGCGATCACACGGTGGTGCACATTGACCTTGCCGTCGGGATCGGTCGAAGTGGCATGTGCCGATGCTTCGATCAAAGCACGCATCAGATCGGTGTCGTAGTTGTCGTGCTTGCCCTGCAAAAGCGCGCCGATCCGCTCGAGCCCCATGCCCGTGTCGATCGACTGCATTTCGAGGTCGATCATCGAGCCGTCTTCAAACTGTTCGTTCTGCATGAAGACGTTGTTCCAGATCTCGATGAAGCGGTCACCGTCCTCGTCGGGCGAACCGGGAGGGCCCCCAGCAATATGTTCGCCGTGGTCGAAGAAAATCTCGGTGCAAGGACCGCAAGGACCCGTCGGACCCATCTGCCAGAAGTTGTCCTTGGTCGGGATGCGAATGATGCGGTGATCCTCAAGGCCTGCAACCTTTTTCCAGATTTCGGCCGCTTCATCATCGGTGTGGTAGACGGTGACGAGGAGCTTGTCCTTGGGAATGTCGAAATCCTTGGTCAGGAGTTCCCAAGCAAAGGTGATCGCCTGTTCCTTGAAATAATCGCCAAAGGAGAAGTTTCCGAGCATTTCAAAGAACGTGTGGTGGCGGGCGGTATAGCCCACGTTGTCAAGGTCGTTGTGCTTGCCGCCTGCACGCACACATTTCTGCGCGGTCGTGGCGCGGACATAGTCGCGGCGCTCGACGCCGGTAAAGCAGTTCTTGAACTGCACCATCCCCGAGTTGGTGAACATCAGCGTCGGATCGTTCCGCGGAACGAGCGAGGAAGACGGCACAACGGTGTGACCGTTACGCTCGAAAAAGTTCAGGAAAGTAGAACGGATGTCGGCAAGGCTCGTCATTGGCGGAATATCTCATGCAGGCAGGATTTTGCGTTGGTTTACAGACCAACGGGGGCGCTGTCCATGCCAACAAAGCCTATTGCTGCTTGAATAGCCGATCCCCTGTCCGAATGAGGCCATCTTGCACGATGGAGCACAGGATTCCACGGGGTCGAAGGTGACGGTTGGCGGGGTCGCGCGCCCAGTCATAGGCATCAACGCCGTAGCGTGCCTTCCATTTGACACAGCCTTCGTTGAAGACGTCCGAGACCTCGATCACAGCCGTGCCGATGGCAAGACGGGTCCCTGTCGGAAGGTTCTCCATCGACAGGTCCATATCGGCAATAAAACTGTCCCCCGGAAAGATCACATCGTCCTTCCAGACAAGGTCGAGCACGCGTTTTGCAAGCACGCAGACCTGAATTCCGGGATGACCCTTGCCGTCTTCGGTCTTGAGCCAAGGTTCATTAAGCCAACGCGGATCGCCCTTGATCCCCGAAGACGCGCTGAGTTCAAGCGCGTCGACGAAGCGGCGGGCATTACGCTCGGGGCGAATGCACAAATGCGAAATAGCCGCCCCATCCTTTGGGGCGGCCAGAATATGCGGCCAGGCGCGATCCAGTGTCTCGCGCGTCGGCGTCATTCCATATCCACGAGATCGTCTTCCGAACCATCTCCGTCGGACATGTGGAAATCGAGACCGTGGGCGGCGCGGATTTTATCCTCGATCTCATAGGCGATCTGGGGATTGTCCTTGAGGAACTGTTTCGAGTTCTCGCGTCCCTGACCGATACGCTCGTCCCCATAAGAGAACCACGCACCCGATTTCTCGACCACACCCGCTTTGACACCAAGATCGAGAAGCTCGCCCGTTTTGGAGATGCCTTCGCCATACATGATGTCGAATTCCACCTGCTTGAAGGGCGGTGCCACCTTGTTCTTGACGACCTTGACGCGGGTGGTGTTGCCAACCACCTCGTCCTTGTCCTTGATCGCACCGATGCGACGGATATCAAGACGGACAGATGCATAGAATTTCAATGCGTTACCGCCCGTTGTGGTCTCGGGCGAGCCGAACATCACGCCGATCTTCATACGGATCTGGTTGATAAAGATAACCATACAGTTCGAACGGGCAATCGAACCCGTCAGCTTCCGCATCGCCTGCGACATCAGTCGGGCATGAACGCCGACGCTGCTGTCGCCCATATCGCCTTCGAGTTCGGACTTGGGTGTCAGAGCGGC encodes:
- the alaS gene encoding alanine--tRNA ligase; protein product: MTSLADIRSTFLNFFERNGHTVVPSSSLVPRNDPTLMFTNSGMVQFKNCFTGVERRDYVRATTAQKCVRAGGKHNDLDNVGYTARHHTFFEMLGNFSFGDYFKEQAITFAWELLTKDFDIPKDKLLVTVYHTDDEAAEIWKKVAGLEDHRIIRIPTKDNFWQMGPTGPCGPCTEIFFDHGEHIAGGPPGSPDEDGDRFIEIWNNVFMQNEQFEDGSMIDLEMQSIDTGMGLERIGALLQGKHDNYDTDLMRALIEASAHATSTDPDGKVNVHHRVIADHLRSTSFLIADGVMPSNEGRGYVLRRIMRRAMRHAHLLGAKDPLMFRLVPELVKQMGAAYPELGQAQALITETLKAEETRFKTTLDRGLKLLDDELSGLDDGADLPGATAFKLYDTYGFPLDLTQDALREKGRAVELDGFDAAIAEQKAKARAAWSGSGEAADASVWFDLADKSGVTEFLGYDTETAEGQIVAVVKGSEIATEATKGEAVQIVVNQTPFYAESGGQVGDAGVIKTESGVITVTDTKKAAGIFIHIGEVTEGSVSKGQAARLDVDRARRTDIRANHSATHLLNEALREVLGDHIAQRGSLNAPDRLRFDFSHGKGLSSDEITRVENEVNAMIRQNTKVETRIMTPDEARGLGAQALFGEKYGDEVRVVSMGRKDGSGKGTTGDVYSLELCGGTHVRQLGEIGAFVVLSDSASSAGVRRVEALTGQVAIDYLKEQGERLNAVAAILKAPASEAAERVKALADERKALANEVAQLRRELAMAGGTKSEAEAKDINGIAFKAQVLSGVTGKDLPALIDEMKAAMGSGAVLLIADTGDKAAVAVGVTADLTDRLSAVDILRAVTPELGGKGGGGRPDMAQGGGASAANAEAAVKAAEAVIAGL
- the recA gene encoding recombinase RecA, which encodes MAMAELLSMNDKKTADKQKALESALAQIERQFGKGSIMRLGADNPVAEIESTSTGSLGLDIALGIGGLPKGRIIEIYGPESSGKTTLTLHAVAEEQKKGGVCAFVDAEHALDPLYAKKLGVNLDELLISQPDTGEQALEIVDTLVRSGAVNLVVVDSVAALTPKSELEGDMGDSSVGVHARLMSQAMRKLTGSIARSNCMVIFINQIRMKIGVMFGSPETTTGGNALKFYASVRLDIRRIGAIKDKDEVVGNTTRVKVVKNKVAPPFKQVEFDIMYGEGISKTGELLDLGVKAGVVEKSGAWFSYGDERIGQGRENSKQFLKDNPQIAYEIEDKIRAAHGLDFHMSDGDGSEDDLVDME